In Phycodurus eques isolate BA_2022a chromosome 10, UOR_Pequ_1.1, whole genome shotgun sequence, a genomic segment contains:
- the LOC133409232 gene encoding uncharacterized protein LOC133409232 isoform X1 encodes MDGEPLQPPGNQPVEKDARQSREKTNEVEDAHEHDAPGSPMPDHVGEAQGEESQTEEEKAPVGCPPTDWLEPLEDDGDDDEESVAGESEKSHSARGSENAQKTVDRLVRPRRKRTHPDEGWFDFPGLGEGWKRKEVIRQSGSSVGQMDVYYLSPQGYRVRSRVELMTCLVGVHDISNFDYKSGKFYNGEVPKPRGRRKRKVRERSSSESSWMERGEGADTPDSHPKRPPNHWTKSFLSNDTPCQNASSESVVPSIKIKFRLPSSSKAHLSIKGQPGPDDKTLLCSKCGMPFIGTWYDRQRKRPSCPSCWASKTIEHPLIRLRKWIPCGQCVGCHMTVNCGQCANCKSPENRKRICRMRKCLCPIRKSSETESIIPKMPENDISELLDDNMSLQEEPTESQQQDLKSSETENISSNMDFEDDDDYSTDDDDDWHKKRKRRACGECNACLCRKDCGTCDFCVDKPKFGGSNKKRQKCRLRQCQRQAMRHLLPFEMSQGAYRSDDPSLPGRPRPHYTYSRKTNLKRNKLPPGCWDLSDDDDDFQDINWSSEPSRSNANDINLMDQSKQLNRSILEDQEVAKRGHQNNKSSQDQQKERDEEETHIDTDYPRHIEEEDNDSELPMITQIFSLADNPVETMEDGDTQLLNLLSSLRCTSLPILWYAVMAKGPQIQLVQCSKQSNMSDTIVLIDPGFFYQVTVQKQPLLPTHSLYRKFPQKLTSVTEVVSLLLGLEKYALCQGLPPKGPLSSHAPITLERAATCEFLVKKNMDICFNCKLLCE; translated from the exons ATGGATGGGGAACCCCTACAGCCTCCCGGGAACCAGCCTGTGGAAAAAGATGCGAGACAAAGCCGAGAGAAGACTAACGAAGTAGAGGATGCACATGAACATGACGCACCTGGAAGCCCCATGCCAGATCATGTAGGAGAAGCTCAAGGAGAGGAGAGTCAGACTGAGGAAGAAAAGGCCCCTGTTGGCTGTCCTCCCACTGActggttggagccgctcgaagatgatggtgatgatgatgaagaaagtGTAGCAGGGGAAAGTGAAAAGAGTCATAGTGCAAGAGGCAGTGAGAATGCGCAAAAAACAGTAGATAG gcTTGTCCGACCTCGACGCAAGCGTACACATCCCGATGAGGGATGGTTTGACTTCCCTGGTCTTGGAGAGGGTTGGAAACGCAAAGAGGTTATTCGGCAATCTGGTTCTAGTGTTGGCCAAATGGATGTCTATTACCTCAG TCCTCAAGGTTATCGGGTGAGAAGCAGAGTAGAGCTGATGACATGCCTTGTCGGAGTCCATGACATATCAAATTTTGACTACAAGTCAGGGAAGTTCTATAATGGCGAAGTACCAAAACCTCGAGGCAGAAGGaag AGGAAGGTGCGGGAGCGTTCCTCCTCTGAGTCCAGCTGGATGGAGAGAGGAGAGGGGGCAGACACTCCGGACTCCCACCCTAAGCGCCCCCCCAACCATTGGACCAAATCCTTCCTCTCTAATGACACCCCTTGCCAAAATGCGAGCAGTGAAAGTGTTGTACccagtattaaaataaaatttcgcCTGCCGTCATCATCCAAGGCACACCTCTCCATAAAAGGACAACCTGGCCCAGATGATAAAACATT ATTGTGCTCCAAATGTGGTATGCCCTTCATTGGCACGTGGTACGACAGACAAAGAAAGAGACCTTCCTGTCCTTCATGTTGGG cTTCAAAGACAATTGAACACCCACTGATTCGTTTACGTAAG TGGATTCCATGTGGGCAGTGTGTGGGTTGTCATATGACGGTAAACTGTGGCCAGTGTGCCAACTGCAAAAGTCCTGAGAACCGAAAACGCATATGCAGAATGCGCAAATGTCTCTGTCCAATTCGCAAA AGTTCTGAAACAGAAAGTATCATACCGAAGATGCCAGAAAACGACATTTCTGAATTACTGGACGACAACATGAGTTTGCAG GAGGAACCTACAGAGTCACAG CAACAGGATCTAAAAAGCAGTGAAACAGAGAACATTTCTTCCAACATGGACtttgaggatgatgatgactaCTCaacggatgatgatgatgat TGGCATAAGAAGCGGAAGCGACGTGCCTGTGGAGAATGCAACGCGTGTCTCTGCAGGAAGGACTGCGGCACATGTGATTTTTGTGTTGACAAACCCAAGTTTGGTGGCAGCAACAAAAAGAGGCAGAAGTGTCGCCTCCGACAGTGTCAGAGACAGGCAATG AGGCACTTGCTCCCCTTTGAGATGTCTCAAGGCGCTTATAGGTCAGATGATCCGTCACTGCCAGGCAGGCCAAGGCCTCACTACACATACAGTCGAAAGACAAATTTAAAGAGGAATAAATTGCCACCAGGCTGCTGGGACTTAAGTGACGATGACGACGACTTCCAAGAT ATTAACTGGAGCTCCGAACCTTCGAGAAGTAACGCAAATGACATTAACCTGATGGACCAATCTAAACAG TTAAATCGTTCAATTTTGGAAGATCAAGAAGTGGCAAAAAGAGgtcatcaaaacaacaaaagttcTCAA GACCAGCAAAAAGAAAGGGATGAAGAGGAGACACACATTGACACGGATTATCCAAGGCACATAGAGGAGGAAGATAATGACTCTGAGTTGCCTATG ATCACACAGATCTTCAGTTTGGCTGATAATCCTGTCGAAACAATGGAGGACGGCGATACCCAGCTTTTGAACCTGCTCAGTTCTTTGCGTTGCACCTCATTGCCGATCCTCTGGTATGCAGTAATGGCGAAGGGCCCGCAGATTCAGCTCGTCCAGTGTTCAAAACAGTCCAACATGTCCGATACCATAGTGCTGATTGACCCAGGCTTCTTCTATCAGGTCACTGTGCAAAAGCAACCGCTTTTACCCACCCACTCACTCTATCGTAAATTCCCGCAGAAGTTGACCTCTGTGACTGAAGTggtcagtctgcttttgggccTGGAGAAATATGCCCTATGTCAGGGGCTGCCCCCCAAAGGCCCATTATCCAGCCATGCCCCCATTACATTGGAGCGAGCTGCGACATGTGAGTTCTTGGTGAAGAAAAACATGGACATCTGCTTTAACTGCAAATTGCTTTGTGAATGA
- the LOC133409232 gene encoding uncharacterized protein LOC133409232 isoform X2 yields MDGEPLQPPGNQPVEKDARQSREKTNEVEDAHEHDAPGSPMPDHVGEAQGEESQTEEEKAPVGCPPTDWLEPLEDDGDDDEESVAGESEKSHSARGSENAQKTVDRLVRPRRKRTHPDEGWFDFPGLGEGWKRKEVIRQSGSSVGQMDVYYLSPQGYRVRSRVELMTCLVGVHDISNFDYKSGKFYNGEVPKPRGRRKRKVRERSSSESSWMERGEGADTPDSHPKRPPNHWTKSFLSNDTPCQNASSESVVPSIKIKFRLPSSSKAHLSIKGQPGPDDKTLLCSKCGMPFIGTWYDRQRKRPSCPSCWASKTIEHPLIRLRKWIPCGQCVGCHMTVNCGQCANCKSPENRKRICRMRKCLCPIRKSSETESIIPKMPENDISELLDDNMSLQEEPTESQQQDLKSSETENISSNMDFEDDDDYSTDDDDDRHLLPFEMSQGAYRSDDPSLPGRPRPHYTYSRKTNLKRNKLPPGCWDLSDDDDDFQDINWSSEPSRSNANDINLMDQSKQLNRSILEDQEVAKRGHQNNKSSQDQQKERDEEETHIDTDYPRHIEEEDNDSELPMITQIFSLADNPVETMEDGDTQLLNLLSSLRCTSLPILWYAVMAKGPQIQLVQCSKQSNMSDTIVLIDPGFFYQVTVQKQPLLPTHSLYRKFPQKLTSVTEVVSLLLGLEKYALCQGLPPKGPLSSHAPITLERAATCEFLVKKNMDICFNCKLLCE; encoded by the exons ATGGATGGGGAACCCCTACAGCCTCCCGGGAACCAGCCTGTGGAAAAAGATGCGAGACAAAGCCGAGAGAAGACTAACGAAGTAGAGGATGCACATGAACATGACGCACCTGGAAGCCCCATGCCAGATCATGTAGGAGAAGCTCAAGGAGAGGAGAGTCAGACTGAGGAAGAAAAGGCCCCTGTTGGCTGTCCTCCCACTGActggttggagccgctcgaagatgatggtgatgatgatgaagaaagtGTAGCAGGGGAAAGTGAAAAGAGTCATAGTGCAAGAGGCAGTGAGAATGCGCAAAAAACAGTAGATAG gcTTGTCCGACCTCGACGCAAGCGTACACATCCCGATGAGGGATGGTTTGACTTCCCTGGTCTTGGAGAGGGTTGGAAACGCAAAGAGGTTATTCGGCAATCTGGTTCTAGTGTTGGCCAAATGGATGTCTATTACCTCAG TCCTCAAGGTTATCGGGTGAGAAGCAGAGTAGAGCTGATGACATGCCTTGTCGGAGTCCATGACATATCAAATTTTGACTACAAGTCAGGGAAGTTCTATAATGGCGAAGTACCAAAACCTCGAGGCAGAAGGaag AGGAAGGTGCGGGAGCGTTCCTCCTCTGAGTCCAGCTGGATGGAGAGAGGAGAGGGGGCAGACACTCCGGACTCCCACCCTAAGCGCCCCCCCAACCATTGGACCAAATCCTTCCTCTCTAATGACACCCCTTGCCAAAATGCGAGCAGTGAAAGTGTTGTACccagtattaaaataaaatttcgcCTGCCGTCATCATCCAAGGCACACCTCTCCATAAAAGGACAACCTGGCCCAGATGATAAAACATT ATTGTGCTCCAAATGTGGTATGCCCTTCATTGGCACGTGGTACGACAGACAAAGAAAGAGACCTTCCTGTCCTTCATGTTGGG cTTCAAAGACAATTGAACACCCACTGATTCGTTTACGTAAG TGGATTCCATGTGGGCAGTGTGTGGGTTGTCATATGACGGTAAACTGTGGCCAGTGTGCCAACTGCAAAAGTCCTGAGAACCGAAAACGCATATGCAGAATGCGCAAATGTCTCTGTCCAATTCGCAAA AGTTCTGAAACAGAAAGTATCATACCGAAGATGCCAGAAAACGACATTTCTGAATTACTGGACGACAACATGAGTTTGCAG GAGGAACCTACAGAGTCACAG CAACAGGATCTAAAAAGCAGTGAAACAGAGAACATTTCTTCCAACATGGACtttgaggatgatgatgactaCTCaacggatgatgatgatgat AGGCACTTGCTCCCCTTTGAGATGTCTCAAGGCGCTTATAGGTCAGATGATCCGTCACTGCCAGGCAGGCCAAGGCCTCACTACACATACAGTCGAAAGACAAATTTAAAGAGGAATAAATTGCCACCAGGCTGCTGGGACTTAAGTGACGATGACGACGACTTCCAAGAT ATTAACTGGAGCTCCGAACCTTCGAGAAGTAACGCAAATGACATTAACCTGATGGACCAATCTAAACAG TTAAATCGTTCAATTTTGGAAGATCAAGAAGTGGCAAAAAGAGgtcatcaaaacaacaaaagttcTCAA GACCAGCAAAAAGAAAGGGATGAAGAGGAGACACACATTGACACGGATTATCCAAGGCACATAGAGGAGGAAGATAATGACTCTGAGTTGCCTATG ATCACACAGATCTTCAGTTTGGCTGATAATCCTGTCGAAACAATGGAGGACGGCGATACCCAGCTTTTGAACCTGCTCAGTTCTTTGCGTTGCACCTCATTGCCGATCCTCTGGTATGCAGTAATGGCGAAGGGCCCGCAGATTCAGCTCGTCCAGTGTTCAAAACAGTCCAACATGTCCGATACCATAGTGCTGATTGACCCAGGCTTCTTCTATCAGGTCACTGTGCAAAAGCAACCGCTTTTACCCACCCACTCACTCTATCGTAAATTCCCGCAGAAGTTGACCTCTGTGACTGAAGTggtcagtctgcttttgggccTGGAGAAATATGCCCTATGTCAGGGGCTGCCCCCCAAAGGCCCATTATCCAGCCATGCCCCCATTACATTGGAGCGAGCTGCGACATGTGAGTTCTTGGTGAAGAAAAACATGGACATCTGCTTTAACTGCAAATTGCTTTGTGAATGA